A window of Garra rufa chromosome 6, GarRuf1.0, whole genome shotgun sequence genomic DNA:
ttatttaactgattgaTTGTTTGGCCTACCTCCTTTGCGTCCAGACTGCATCATCATACGACGTCTGACAGTGTCAAAGGGATATGAAATGATACCGGCAGCAGCTGTGACAGTCTGGGCAATCATCCAGCTGATGACAATGTGTGTATTCTTGGGGTCTGGGAGCATACCTGAGTGATAGAGTTGGATAGAGCTATGTCATTGAGGTATATTTCACAAGCAATTTATTTTCTCCACATCAGCTGTTTCCCATTAGTTGCATACCTTTAGCTGTATCATAGACACCAAAGTAAGCAGCTCTGTAGATAATAATGCCCTGGACAGACACGTTGAAGCCAAGGTAGAGACCCTTAATACCATCAGACTTGAAGATCTTGGCAATGCAGTTCCCAAGACCGGTGAACTCTCTTTCCGCCGTGCCTTTGCCGATATCAGCAGCAAGCCTTGTTCTGGCGAAGTCAAGAGGGTAGACGAAGCACAGAGAGGTGGCACCGGCGGCACCACCAGAGGCCAGGTTACCGGCAAAGTAACGCCAGAACTGGGTCTTCTGGTCCACTCCTCCAAGGAAGATCTTCTTGTACTTGTCTTTGAAGGCGAAGTTGAGGGCTTGTGTGGGGAAGTATCTGATGACATTGGCGAGGTTGCCTCTCCAGAAAGACACGAATCCCTGCTCTTTGGGAATTCTCACTACGCAGTCGATGATGCCTTTGTATTGTTTGTCAACGGTGATCTGTTTGCTGGCATGCTGGACCTGTGAAGCACCAGAGTTTGGATTGGTAAAGTGGCACACTCTGTATCATTGTGATTTTGGAATATGTTTTGGATTATCAATTATCATGTAATTTCATTTATGGTCATGTATCATTGCTGCATCATCTTCTATTATGGGAAACGCCAAAAGTTTTCTctgattttacattaaaatgttcAGAGTTGAATTCTTTACACTCGGGGATCAGCCTGACCATGTGTGCGAGCTGCACTTGGCGTTACACCCCACTTGTGCTCGGGGTTTGAGTATTGGGTTGCAGCCTCCAGactatttttaactttaaacttaaACCAAATATCGCTGCTCTTCACGGTCACGATCTTAACACACATGGTTGGCCTTTATGAACTCTGGCATTGATGGAAAGAGTGACGGAAGTCGTCAAGgtcaaatatttaaatgtattataactACTTTTACCATTCTTTTGGGAAATGACAAATGACATTAATCAATTAAACTTACTCTTTGCTGAAATTAGTCTTTTTTTGACCGTTCTCAGTAACTCTTCATAAAGTAGCACCATGGACAGCGCCACAAATTGCATGCGTTTtcatttaaatattgtttaattgATTAGTAAATAAAAACGTATACAATTATACAAGTTcatgacaattttttctttatCTATGCAGCTGTGACTCGCATGCAACTTTATTGAGCTATTTGCTAAGTATTgtgaataattttataataatttttgtaCTGATTATGAAACGTACCTGCAATAAGAGTTTGACTCTTTCAATGGGGGCCACAGCTGTCTTGGAGATGGCAGCGGCAATACCACCGGCCAAGAAATCCTTCAAAAAACTAACCACCGCGTCAGACATGATGTCCTATCTCCTGAATACCAAAGCACCCTGTAAGAACCCCAGCGACGCCCCTTCAAATGGACGAGTGCTCGTGTTTGCTCCTAATATAACCGAACTCATTATCGCGAGAGGAGCAGATGATGGATCCACGAGAGACCGAACAGAAAcgcaaagctgaataaatatccCGGGTCAGAGGCCAGAGGTCTTACGTAAGTTCATTAATGTCCTAGGCCATGGAACTGGGGACGTTTAAAGGACAAATTTTATTTCTCATATAGCCAACAGATGTATTACCATAGAACTTTGCGATTCGTAACCGCTGGGGAAAAGGTTTTATTCATAATACAAATTAGAATGCGTTTGTGAGCAGTTGTAATTTTACCACAGAAGCTTGTCAACATTGCATTGGATGTTTACAGGAATATTTctgcaaataaaagaaaaaaaaataagtaacaaCTATTTTGCTTACTAAATCCTGTTTTAAATTCATTCATACTTACTGGATGAAACTAATATTCATGTCTAATAATTAAAGGCTAATGTAAATACAGTTAAATCGTTTTGTTATTATAATATCGCAAAACCTTAAAGCGTTATTCATCATTTGGAATATTAAACATTAGGCATATAGCCTAACTTAAATCTGATAATTCTGCTGATCACAGACATTGCATTTCATTCAAACTTACTGGCAATTAGTAGTGACTGCATTTGCATTTCTGCCGGTGCCACTGCATTTCCTGATGATTACAGgaaaaactgattaaaaactacTTTGAGAGCCATTTTCCACTTTTTCTAAACTCTAAACCCTACATATTACGTTTCACGTTAAAATTAAGCGACAGCCACTCCCACGTGTCACGTGACAAATTGTCCTTAAGATCAAATTAGCTTTctttattgattgatttacttTGGCAGCTTTTTGAAGATACACAGtgtgagtcaaaagtttacatacaccttgcagaatctgcaaaatgttaattttaccaaacgaagagggatcatacaaaatgcattttggttttttatttagtactgacctgaataggatatttcacataaaacacttttacatatagtccacaagaaaaaataatggttgaataaattaacataaaaaaaacatacacttgattctaaatgctatgttcttacctgaatgtttacagctgtttttttttttttttcttttttagtgatagttgttgttaatgaatcccttgtttgttctgaacagtaaaaccgcccgctgttcttcagaaaaatccttcaggttccacgtattctttgtttgttttgggttttttaagcatttttgtgaatttgaaccctttccaacaatgactgtatgattttgagatccatcttttcacaatgaggacaactgagtgactcatatgcaactatttcagaaacactgatgctccagaaggaaaaaatatgcattaagagctgcggggtgaaaactttttgaatttgaacatCAGAGTAAATATGCATATtgcatagtccctcagttgtccttggtgtgaaaagatggatctcaaaatcatgcagtcattattgaaaagatttcaaataaaaaaaatgctgaaaaaccaaagaatttgtgggacctgaatgatttttctgaaaacagtgagtagtttaactgtttaggataaacaagagactcatgaacaactagcactaaaaaaatcattcaggtaacaacacagtattacgaatcaagtgtatgtaaacttttgaacagggtcatttttataaatacaactattactttcccttgtggactatatgtaaacatgttttatgtaaaatatcttattcaggctagtactaaataaaaaataacatgcatttcgaatgatccttcttattttggtagagtaataaccattttgcagattctgcaaggtgtatgtaaacttttatcaTCAActgtatttgtgtgtatttatgcATAATTAATATACATAGTACAtacacatattttatgtaaacactttttttttttgcatgcaattaatcacaattaatcatttgAAAGCCCTACctcaattatattatttatatgtgTGGTCACACTTACAGTTTAATTATATGTTCTGAGTAACATGGACTGATTCTGTGGAAACTTTAAATATAGTTTGTGAGTAATATtgctatttaattaattattttatatttatgtgtAACATAATGACATGTAAAGTGTTTAAATGTGTATTCACTCCATATTCTGATTGACATTTTAGACATTTGAAACCACTACCCCATCTTTTCTCCCCCTTAGGCTGTTAGTTAGGTCAGTTGCCTGGCTACTGTACAGCTTATTCTCCTTGAGATGTTTTGAATGTCACTAAAAACAAAGCAGGAGACACTACTTTACACACAATG
This region includes:
- the slc25a4 gene encoding ADP/ATP translocase 1, producing the protein MSDAVVSFLKDFLAGGIAAAISKTAVAPIERVKLLLQVQHASKQITVDKQYKGIIDCVVRIPKEQGFVSFWRGNLANVIRYFPTQALNFAFKDKYKKIFLGGVDQKTQFWRYFAGNLASGGAAGATSLCFVYPLDFARTRLAADIGKGTAEREFTGLGNCIAKIFKSDGIKGLYLGFNVSVQGIIIYRAAYFGVYDTAKGMLPDPKNTHIVISWMIAQTVTAAAGIISYPFDTVRRRMMMQSGRKGADIMYTGTVDCWKKITKDEGAKAFFKGAWSNVLRGMGGAFVLVLYDEIKKYT